One Candidatus Nitronauta litoralis genomic window, ATTTTACTGAGTTCTCCGGGGCCACATGATGAGGGGAGATCTATCCTTCTGATTTCCTCAATATTCAAGTTGAGGTTTGTATGGTTGATGAAGAGAATATTTTAAAATCCAGAATATTGATTGTTGATGACGAACCCGCCAACGGGACAATGTTGGAAATGGTTCTGAAGCGAAAAGGGTTTACTCAGGTTGAGACCACAACGTCATCGCGCCAGTCGATAGCTATATATGAAGAGATACAGCCTGATCTCGTGTTGCTTGATTTGAGAATGCCAGACATGGATGGATTCGATGTCCTGGCAGCCATTCGCGAAATGGAACAGGACTATTATCCTCCAGTGATTATCCTGACTGCTGAGTCTGATCCGAATACCCGGGTCAAAGCACTCCAGGCCGGGGCTAAAGATTTTCTTTCCAAACCCCTCGATCTTTCCGAGGTTGTGTGTCGATGTCGGAACCTTCTCGAAATGCAATTGCTTCATAAACAGTTGATAGAGAAAAAAGATCGGATGCAGCAGATGGTGCGCGATCGTACTGCGGAATTGTGGACGGCAAACGCATTGTTAAGAGAAGAAATCGCTGAAAGGGAGGAAATCCAGACCTGGCTTGAAAAACAAAACGAGCTTCTGGAAATGGTTGGACAGGGAGGCTCTCTGACGGATTGTATTGAGCGAATTCGCCAATTCTGGAAAACTTTTTCAGAGTCTTCATCCTGCGTTCATTTGATGGATAAAAGGAGCAAAAGTTTTCAGGTGGGCTTCAATTGGGGGTTGTCTGACCAGTTTGTAAAAAAGCTGGAAGATCTTTCATTGAGAGGCGAATCGTCATCTTTCCACCTTGCAGTTGAACGGGATGAAACGGTGGTCGATATTTTTCCTGAGCACGATGAATTTGAAACTGAATATTCTCATCTGGTAATTGAAGAAGGATTTGCGGCTGTCTGGTCGACCCCGATCAAAGGAAAGGAAAACCGTATTTTGGGGGCACTGGATCTATATTTTGACCATCCCCGCAGCCCGGAGAAGATTGATAAGGCGTGGGTTTATCTGATATCCAGATTAGCCGGTATTGTTCTGGAAAGGACCAGCGCAGAAGAGAAACTGCGCCGTGTGAACCATCAATTGCTCCATTCAGAGAAGCTGTCTGCAATGGGGAAGTTATCAGCTTCTATTTCACATGAATTCAATAATCCCATTCTTGGAATTCGGAATGTACTGGAACAGATTTCGAGAGAGAATGTTCTGGACGAGGGGTTGCAGGAGTTATCCCTATTGGCGATTGAAGAATGCTCTCGGGTAATGAAACTGGCGACCCGGCTACGGGATTTTTTCCAGCCATCAACAGGTGTTCCTGAAGCGATCAGGTTGGAGCAGTCGGTTGAAGATATGGTGTTGCTCCAAAGAAATGATCTTCGGAAACGGGGAATAATCCTGGAGCGGTATTACGAATCGGAGCTTCCAATGGTTTTTGCTGTACAGGATCAGGTTAAGCAGGTGGTGCTCAATCTGGTACAAAACGCAGGGGAAGCGGTACCCGAACAGGGTGGCAAAATTGGAATTCGTTTAATCAGGGCAGGGGCTTTTGTGCAGTTACAAGTGGAAGACAACGGTACCGGAATTTCTCAGGAGATCCGGGGTCAGATATTTGAGCCTTTTTTCACAACCAAAAAAGATAAGGTGAAAGGGACTGGTCTGGGTTTGTCTGTATCTTATGGGATCGTGAATAACCATGGTGGTTATATCGAATATGAAAGTGTTGAAGGGAAGGGAACTGTTTTCTCAGTCTTCTTCCCGGTTTTTAATGAAAACAGTTCTGAGATGATTGAAACCTTCTCACGGATTGAAAGGTCAGCAGTATGAATGCCATTGGGAAAGTCATTCTTGTAGATGATGAAGTCCTGGTTCGAAGGGCCTACCAGAATGATCTTAAGAAAAACGGGTTTGAAGTGAAAGCGTTCGAAAGTGCGGAAAAAGCGCTTCCTGAAATTTCCAATGATTGGCCTGGAATTGTGATTACCGATGTTGTCATGCCAAAAATGGATGGCCTGGATTTTTTAAAGAAGGTCAAGGAAATCGATGAAGACTTGCCAGTGATTCTGATGACAGGCCGCGGAGATATACCCATGGCTGTCCAGGCTGTTCGCCGGGGGGCTTTTGAATTCCTCGAAAAACCGTTTCCAACAGAGGCCTTGATGGGAGCGGTTCACCAGGCGATTGAAAAACGCAAACTGATCATGGAAATCCGGACCCTTCGATCCCAGATTGAAGATCAATCACGACTGGAAACAAGACTTATCGGAAATTCGTCATCTATCCAGCGGTTGCGGGAAGTGGTCCGCGGAGTCGCTGAAACCAACTCAGATATCCTGATTGAGGGTGAAACCGGCACTGGAAAAGATCTCGTGGCCCGTTGCCTTCATGATTTCAGCTCGCGTAGCAAACACCCCTTTGTAGCGATCAATTGTGGTGCGCTACCTGAAACCATTATCGAAAGTGAATTGTTCGGGCATGAGGCGGGATCTTTTACTGGAGCTGATCGGAAGCGCATTGGGAAATTTGAATTCGCTCATCTGGGAACCATATACCTTGATGAAATAGAAAGCATGCCACTTCATTTGCAGGTCAAGCTTCTCAGGGTTCTTCAGGAAAGGGTGGTGGAACGGGTTGGATCCAACGAACCGATACCGGTCGATGTAAGGGTTATTGCGGCCACAAAAGATAACCTGAAGCTGGCTTCGGATGAGGGTCGCTTTCGAAAAGATCTTTATTTCCGTTTAAATGTCATTCAGATTCCCTTGCCTCCTCTTCGTGAGAGGAAGGAAGATATTCATCTGTTGTTTCATCACTTTTCCCAGCAAGCCGGAGTCAGGACGCAACTGGAGGTGACGACACCTTCAGTAAATTATCTTGAAGAATTAAAAACCCGGCCCTGGGACGGAAATATTCGTGAATTGAAAAACGAAGCGGAACGATTTGTTTTGGAACAAAGTCTCGGGCTCTCACGGCTTCAAAACAAGGCCGACTCCACGCCGCAACAGGAGAATGAAATTGAAGTGACGGGTTCTCTAAAAGAAAAACTGACTCAATTTGAGCGGCACCTGTTGGTTA contains:
- a CDS encoding response regulator — protein: MVDEENILKSRILIVDDEPANGTMLEMVLKRKGFTQVETTTSSRQSIAIYEEIQPDLVLLDLRMPDMDGFDVLAAIREMEQDYYPPVIILTAESDPNTRVKALQAGAKDFLSKPLDLSEVVCRCRNLLEMQLLHKQLIEKKDRMQQMVRDRTAELWTANALLREEIAEREEIQTWLEKQNELLEMVGQGGSLTDCIERIRQFWKTFSESSSCVHLMDKRSKSFQVGFNWGLSDQFVKKLEDLSLRGESSSFHLAVERDETVVDIFPEHDEFETEYSHLVIEEGFAAVWSTPIKGKENRILGALDLYFDHPRSPEKIDKAWVYLISRLAGIVLERTSAEEKLRRVNHQLLHSEKLSAMGKLSASISHEFNNPILGIRNVLEQISRENVLDEGLQELSLLAIEECSRVMKLATRLRDFFQPSTGVPEAIRLEQSVEDMVLLQRNDLRKRGIILERYYESELPMVFAVQDQVKQVVLNLVQNAGEAVPEQGGKIGIRLIRAGAFVQLQVEDNGTGISQEIRGQIFEPFFTTKKDKVKGTGLGLSVSYGIVNNHGGYIEYESVEGKGTVFSVFFPVFNENSSEMIETFSRIERSAV
- a CDS encoding sigma-54-dependent Fis family transcriptional regulator; amino-acid sequence: MNAIGKVILVDDEVLVRRAYQNDLKKNGFEVKAFESAEKALPEISNDWPGIVITDVVMPKMDGLDFLKKVKEIDEDLPVILMTGRGDIPMAVQAVRRGAFEFLEKPFPTEALMGAVHQAIEKRKLIMEIRTLRSQIEDQSRLETRLIGNSSSIQRLREVVRGVAETNSDILIEGETGTGKDLVARCLHDFSSRSKHPFVAINCGALPETIIESELFGHEAGSFTGADRKRIGKFEFAHLGTIYLDEIESMPLHLQVKLLRVLQERVVERVGSNEPIPVDVRVIAATKDNLKLASDEGRFRKDLYFRLNVIQIPLPPLRERKEDIHLLFHHFSQQAGVRTQLEVTTPSVNYLEELKTRPWDGNIRELKNEAERFVLEQSLGLSRLQNKADSTPQQENEIEVTGSLKEKLTQFERHLLVKELSHQNGHIAKTHLALGIPRQTLCSKMKKFNLKRKDFL